The genomic interval CTTGGTTTCTATCTCCAACAAGGTTCACCGCAGGCAAAGCCGCATGACACGCATTTGCATTGTGCTGGCGGTTTTCCTGGTTGCAGTCATGTTTGGACTGGCCGATATGTATTTGAAAAGCATGACGGATGAAACCCGGCATCAAACTGGAGATTGGCATTGTAAAATCACAGCTATTGACGAAAAAACATCCGAATATATTGCTGCCCGCCCTGAAATAGACTTGTCTGGCTGGCAAGGCAACATTCCCGCAGAAATCGGCTGCACAGTGGCAGATCAGCTCGTTTCTGTTGCAGGGATGGACGAGACAATATTTTCTGAAATTTATTTAGGTTCTGTCCTTTCAGGTGAGTTCCCTGAGATAGCTGGACAGGTAGCTGTTTCATCTACATTAGCACAAACAGCAGGAATTTCGTTGGGAGATACTCTTGCTTTGAACTCTCCTGATGGGAGTACAATGCAACTGGCGATTACGGGAATTATGGATGATGATGCCGCCAATATGATCTCGGGAAGTGCCAGTGCAATCCTTTTGACACCTGAAGGGCTGTCAAGCATTCAAACTGCGGATCTAAGCGGCAACTGGCAGTATGTCGTTCGGTTCTCGCTGCTCACTAATGTTGGTTCCAGCATTGCTGATATTCAGCAGCAAAACGGCATATCTGATGCACAAATCACCCAAAATGAAGAACTGCTCAGTATGCTCGGGCAGCTACCGGGTTCCAATATGTCGCAGATATACACAATGGCATTTCTGCTTTCTTTGGTGGTAATGGGAACTTGTGTTATGATGATTTCCAGTAGTTTGAATAGTAATGTCAGCCAGCGCATGGAGTTTTTCGGTTTACTGCGCTGTTTGGGAGCCACTCGTCGCCAAGTATTGCGCTTTGTGCGCCGTGAGGCTTTACAGTGGTGCATTACCGCCATACCCATTGGTATCGGGTTAAGTATCGTGGTGGTTTGGGGACTGTGTGCAGTCATGCGGCAGCTCAGCACTGTATGGTTTGGTTATATGCCTATCTTTGGCATTAGCTGGCTAAGCATTGGTGTGAGCATTGTATTGGGACTTATTACCGTTCTATTGGCGGCTCGGACCCCCGCAAAAATGGCAGCAAAGGTTTCCCCATTGGAGGCTGTCACAGGCAATACACAGCAGGAATCCTCGTTCCGCCATGCGGCAAACACTCGGCGGTGGCATGTAGAGGTAGCACTTGGTATCCATCATGCCAAGGCCAAACGGCGCAGCTATATTCTGATGACAAGTGCATTTGCAATCTGCATCACCTTGTTTTTAGGGTTCTGTACGCTGGTTCCCTTTATGGAAAACGCATTTATGCCGAAAGAATGGTCGCCCGAGCTTTCCATTGTCAGTGACACAAATACTTGTTCCATTCCGGCGGATCGAAGGGATGCCGTAGTACAAAATTCCGCTGTTAGTCGAGTGTTTGGCAGAATGTTTGCTTATGATGTTCCTGCCCAAATTAGCGGCGCAATCCATAACAGCAATCTAATCTCCTATGAAGAAAATCAGTTCCGCTGGGCGCAAGATCAACTAATTGCAGGTTCTATAGATACTGTAACGAACACGCCGGGACAGGTCTTGTTTGTGGCAAACGCAGGAACAGAAGTGCAGGTGGGAGATACCATTACACTGACAATAAACGGGAAGGATCAAACAGTTACTGTAGGGGGTGTTTTGTCTGACAGCCTATTGGCTCGTGCAGAGAGAACGGAAACACTGATCTGCTCCGAGGAAACTTTTTCGCAGCTGACGGGTGAGACTGGGTATACTATCCTGGATGTCCAGTTCCGCTTTGGTTCTGAT from Clostridiales bacterium carries:
- a CDS encoding ABC transporter permease — protein: MKHYLDLVSISNKVHRRQSRMTRICIVLAVFLVAVMFGLADMYLKSMTDETRHQTGDWHCKITAIDEKTSEYIAARPEIDLSGWQGNIPAEIGCTVADQLVSVAGMDETIFSEIYLGSVLSGEFPEIAGQVAVSSTLAQTAGISLGDTLALNSPDGSTMQLAITGIMDDDAANMISGSASAILLTPEGLSSIQTADLSGNWQYVVRFSLLTNVGSSIADIQQQNGISDAQITQNEELLSMLGQLPGSNMSQIYTMAFLLSLVVMGTCVMMISSSLNSNVSQRMEFFGLLRCLGATRRQVLRFVRREALQWCITAIPIGIGLSIVVVWGLCAVMRQLSTVWFGYMPIFGISWLSIGVSIVLGLITVLLAARTPAKMAAKVSPLEAVTGNTQQESSFRHAANTRRWHVEVALGIHHAKAKRRSYILMTSAFAICITLFLGFCTLVPFMENAFMPKEWSPELSIVSDTNTCSIPADRRDAVVQNSAVSRVFGRMFAYDVPAQISGAIHNSNLISYEENQFRWAQDQLIAGSIDTVTNTPGQVLFVANAGTEVQVGDTITLTINGKDQTVTVGGVLSDSLLARAERTETLICSEETFSQLTGETGYTILDVQFRFGSDEEDVAEVEALFGEGVTFTDVLIQAQQQRGLYYAFATLVYGFLSIIVAITIFHIMNTISMGVSARTRQYGVMRAIGMSNQQLTRMISAEAVSYAISGVILGCIFGLLFHWFLYSSLITRTFGNPWSVPWLELCLIIGVILATTALAVRGPARRLHAMSIVENISSQ